Within Planococcus citri chromosome 2, ihPlaCitr1.1, whole genome shotgun sequence, the genomic segment gagaaaaaaatcaagtacctaaattatttttttattatttaaaaaaatatttttggaaatataagctttttgaaatgaaaaattttggtcactttttttgctcttcTGGTAATAATGTTCcatagttcaaaattttcaatgtggcAAACTTGAAAGATTTTGTATTTGGATAATATTgtgacctgaaaaaaattcaaaatttttttaaaaagttaccagaatttattttttttaattctttcattttttagttttgtttgccaatttttcgatattttcaaactcTCCTTTTGGGAAGACTGCGACACTGCGTCCCTCCACCGCACTCCCTCACAAAATAAGCTCTGGTGGAACTGGTGACAATTTATTCCACTCACtttacttcaaaaataaaagatggATGAGATGTTcttaaaaacataattttcaatcaatttcaatttttttttcaaactcgaaaattgaaaatcgaaattcacatttacagaaaaaaatcacactgaacatttcatattttctttatgACTTTGAAGAACTCATTTTGTCAGCACTTGGCACTTTAACAGCTACTTCATacgattttgttattttcaagcACACAGGTTACAATGTTACATAACTGTTACGAATAGTCATGGtgtcaaaaaaaacagaaaaaacccAGAAACTAGCAACGATTATTtctggttttggtttttggttcaCAGTTTTCCTTGAATTTGTATTTGGTTTTTAATTAGTTGGTtatgatcaaatatttttcatttttggttttgagttttgcacGCAACCGATTTATGTTTGGCTTTTTCTTCGTTCTAATTGTTCAACAGTTTCAACCCCGAGAACTTacaaatgagatgaaaaatgaaataaaagttaaaaaatgaCAAGGTGGATACATAggtacagattttttcaaagatatgcATTTATCCATAGAATCGCaaacctgaaaatgaaattaaagtgTAAACTTTTTCGAAACTTAGACACCTACACAGTTGAAGAAGAACACAAATAATAGCTGAAAACTGTTCAcccacaactttgggaacccctggatcggttttgcaatttgatctcaaaaatgtaatagtGGTTTCGAGGTCAGGAAATTGTCCCCTTTCGtggaaatatcgcgaaaattttatatctttcaaATCACCAGTAACCGTTGGTATATGTTTTCTATCCAGTTCTGGCGTGAAATATAATCTTTGGGTCAAAAGTAGGCTTCGAGTGATTATAGAGGCTTAAGTGGGGGTGTGCGGCTCGATTGTGGATCCGTGCGTAGGAAAATATGTAAAGTTCATTAATTAGAATCAACACTTTAGCAACATAACCTCATGAAGGAGGCTATTTTAGGTTCAGAGTGCACTTTTAGCAGTTATTGAAGCTCCAGCGAGGGGGGTGAGACGTGGGGGAGTGGATTGTGGTGGCGTGTATCGAGAACAATCTTAAGTTCAACTGAAGAGGACAGTTCAACGGTAAAAccttgtgagaaattcaaattcaggatTGAATGCAACTTTGTtagatcacgttttttgacgttccaaccccctcacctcggcccctatcaatgataaggaaaaaaatgacacatttttgaattcgtcataaaattttgcaaattttttgtctgaaacattttttgattggaaAATGTATGTACTAGCAAtgcaatattcgtttgaatgcgtgacttcaaaaacttggaacacaaaaattcaactttgggaaccactgaaatgtcgggaatcactaaatgagaacggtcatgggtagatattttaagagtgatccaatacgagttatttgagaccacaaaCACCCCTCTACCCCCTTTTGGTTaggatttattggccaaaacagatgacaacgaaggtgctcaattttcacaactttgggaacccctggatcggttttgcaattcgatctcaaaaatgtaatggtggtttcggggtcgggaaatggtcccctttcgaaggaatatcgcaaaaattttatatctttccgatgccactcttttgcgattttgaaacgatagaccAACATGGTACCCCTACTATTATGATTCGATTTTTTCCGCAGGAATGTCTTTCAGCACATCCACATACGTTTCGGAAATAGCCACTGCTGGCCATAGAGGTGCATTATTGGGCATCGTTGAAGTAATTTTCCACATCGGCGTCTTTATGTGCAACTTTCTCATGTATTACATCAAATGGTCCATTGTTGCATTCATCCTCAGTGTAATATCAGCGATCTCTCTGCTATTAACTTTCTCATTACCAGAATCTCCTACTTGGTTGTACTTGAAAGGACGCAAAGAAGAATCCATCAATACATTGACTTCGATTCGATGTCAAGATCGAGATGTGATTAAATCCGAAATAGATGATATGGAGACTTACACATCGTCTCAAGTAAAAACCAAATTCAGCGAAACGGTTAAAGACTGCCTCGCCTCTTGGAGACAATTCTGCATCGCATTCGTATTATTCTTGTTGACGCAGGGTACAGGATATTCCGTAATGACCTTGTTCCTCATTATGATAGTTGATCGCCTAAATATTCCATATCCCAGTACAGATATCGCTCTGCTGTATTCAGCCGCTTGTTCTGTGGCAGGTTTTATTACACCTTACGCTATGTATAAGTTCAATCGTAAACCTACATTGGCCGTTTCAGCATTGGGAATGTCACTCAGCGCAGCTGCGATACCTATCTATAAATTGATCTTTGAAGAATACGATGAGAAACCATTCTCTTGGATTATTCCTTTCGCTTTGAGCATGTATGTAATATGGAGTAGCTTTGGAGTGCTTCCTGTTGGTTTCACCATTGCTGGAGAATTATTCCCGAACAAAGTTCGCGGTATAATGAATGGTATTTACGGAGCTGTAGCTTACATCTATTGGTcttttttgtataaaatcaCACCCTGGTACTTGTCCAAGTTTGGAGCATCCGGAGTAATGTGGACATTTTCTGGTTTTGCTCTACTCACAGCTTTATACAGCATATTCGTTCTACCTGAAACTAAAGGTAAAACTTTGAACGAAGTGCaagagaaatatttcaaaaagaaacGATAATAATgcggattaaaaaaaaaacgaattaattcTCGGTGTTATCATTGCTTTCAAAGAGTAATTACCTTTCCTTTGTGTGTTGTTTTCTCGCAGATAAATTTGTTTACTTCCTCAATTACTATTAAAACTATCCCAGTAATAAGAAATTCTCTCGacgaaagtattcatgtcaaaGAACTGAATTACTATCTGTTTGGCGATATAACCATCTTTCAAATTAGCTACGTTTATCTAATTATAAAAACGTCACGTAAATACCACCCAGTCCTAATAAATGACAGAATTGTCGTATCACGCTTCTATAAGTTACCTGTATAAACTTAAAGCCTTCGGGGCACTACTTCATAATATTTCGTATTTTAAATTCTCACTGAACAACGTTCGTGATTTCATTGGCGTTTTGTTTGAACGCGTGATAAGACAGTGTACACTCGAGTAAAGAGTTGCATAAAATCACCAAAGAATAAATATTATACCTATCTTAATTTCTAAGACTCTAAGTATTTAAaccaattgtaaaaaattttcgccaatAAAATGA encodes:
- the LOC135835457 gene encoding facilitated trehalose transporter Tret1-like, translating into MLLKSIQKGVIKEVFFSCVILSTYLFHGITRSYPSFLFYQLDSPSSSITVNDEQKSWVAACINLLSPLGCIFGGILMDTYGRKICIQGVFVPFLISWLTTAFAKNVSMLYIAALIHSIGTGMSFSTSTYVSEIATAGHRGALLGIVEVIFHIGVFMCNFLMYYIKWSIVAFILSVISAISLLLTFSLPESPTWLYLKGRKEESINTLTSIRCQDRDVIKSEIDDMETYTSSQVKTKFSETVKDCLASWRQFCIAFVLFLLTQGTGYSVMTLFLIMIVDRLNIPYPSTDIALLYSAACSVAGFITPYAMYKFNRKPTLAVSALGMSLSAAAIPIYKLIFEEYDEKPFSWIIPFALSMYVIWSSFGVLPVGFTIAGELFPNKVRGIMNGIYGAVAYIYWSFLYKITPWYLSKFGASGVMWTFSGFALLTALYSIFVLPETKGKTLNEVQEKYFKKKR